A portion of the Actomonas aquatica genome contains these proteins:
- a CDS encoding MalY/PatB family protein, with translation MRYDFDTVVQRRGTGATKWDASADPASLPMWVADMDFPTAPAIIEALAERVRHGIFGYTHVPDAYYDAVIHWFARRYAFPLQREWLLYTSGVVPAISAILRALTQPGDGVILQTPVYNCFFSSIRNLQCRALANPLREVDGRFEIDFEDLERQAADPSARVLLLCNPHNPVGRCWTAAELRRLGEICLRHDVTVVSDEIHCDLIHPGFRHQPFATLAPEFLARSITCHAPSKAFNIAGLQIANVIVHDVDLRARIDRALNIHEVCDVNPFGVTATIAAYTAGEDWLDALRLYLFSNYKAVARELARHLPALKLTPQEATYLAWIDCRALGLSSAELTARLAEDAHLLVSPGTLYGEDGEGFIRLNLACPRATLKDGLSRLRSALAPLAAAAPSVTTA, from the coding sequence ATGCGCTACGACTTCGACACCGTCGTGCAGCGTCGCGGCACCGGCGCCACCAAGTGGGATGCCTCCGCCGATCCGGCCAGCCTGCCCATGTGGGTGGCCGACATGGACTTCCCCACCGCCCCCGCGATCATTGAGGCGCTGGCCGAACGCGTGCGCCACGGCATCTTCGGCTACACCCATGTGCCCGACGCCTACTACGACGCCGTCATCCACTGGTTCGCCCGGCGCTACGCTTTCCCGCTGCAACGCGAGTGGTTGCTCTACACCTCGGGAGTGGTGCCCGCCATCTCCGCCATCCTGCGCGCCCTCACTCAGCCGGGCGACGGCGTCATCCTGCAGACGCCCGTCTACAACTGTTTCTTCTCCTCCATTCGCAACCTGCAGTGCCGCGCCCTAGCCAACCCGCTGCGCGAAGTCGACGGGCGCTTCGAAATCGATTTTGAGGACCTCGAACGCCAGGCCGCCGATCCGTCCGCCCGCGTGCTGCTGCTCTGCAATCCGCACAACCCGGTCGGCCGCTGCTGGACCGCCGCCGAGCTCCGTCGCCTCGGCGAGATTTGCCTCCGCCATGACGTGACGGTCGTGAGCGACGAGATCCACTGCGACCTCATTCATCCCGGCTTCCGCCACCAGCCCTTCGCCACGCTCGCCCCGGAGTTTCTCGCCCGCTCGATCACCTGCCACGCGCCGAGCAAAGCCTTCAACATCGCCGGCCTGCAGATTGCCAACGTCATCGTGCACGACGTCGACCTGCGCGCCCGCATCGACCGCGCCCTCAACATCCATGAGGTCTGCGACGTCAACCCTTTCGGCGTCACGGCCACCATCGCCGCCTACACCGCCGGCGAGGACTGGCTGGACGCGTTGCGGCTGTATCTCTTTTCCAACTACAAGGCCGTCGCCCGCGAGCTCGCCCGCCATCTCCCCGCGCTCAAACTCACGCCGCAGGAAGCCACCTACCTCGCGTGGATCGACTGCCGCGCGCTCGGCCTCAGCTCGGCCGAGCTCACCGCGCGCCTCGCCGAGGACGCCCACCTACTGGTCAGTCCCGGCACCCTTTATGGCGAGGACGGCGAAGGTTTCATTCGTCTAAATCTCGCCTGCCCTCGCGCCACCTTAAAAGACGGATTAAGTCGCTTGCGATCCGCCCTCGCGCCGCTCGCCGCAGCCGCTCCCAGTGTGACCACCGCCTGA
- a CDS encoding energy transducer TonB, whose protein sequence is MNLLRKISTLLVFLSAACFTAAEEFETPDNPPVPVRTPPPRYPDQLKRDGISGMVVVTVVIDEDGKVADVSVRKSTHAEFEEPALDAVKNWRFKPAKKGGAAIRSKVALPLKFSAD, encoded by the coding sequence ATGAACCTACTTCGAAAAATCAGCACCCTGCTCGTTTTCCTCTCCGCCGCCTGTTTTACCGCTGCCGAGGAATTCGAGACTCCCGATAACCCGCCGGTTCCTGTGCGCACGCCGCCTCCGCGCTACCCGGACCAACTCAAACGCGACGGTATTTCCGGCATGGTCGTTGTCACCGTCGTCATCGACGAGGATGGCAAAGTCGCCGACGTCTCCGTGCGCAAATCGACCCACGCTGAGTTTGAGGAACCTGCCCTCGACGCGGTGAAAAACTGGCGCTTCAAGCCGGCCAAGAAGGGGGGCGCCGCCATCCGCTCCAAGGTCGCCCTGCCGCTGAAATTCTCGGCGGACTAA
- a CDS encoding DUF2255 family protein, producing the protein MSDWNPTELARIQESDDLHIAPFRADGKTAGTPTWIWSVVVDDQLYVRAYSGRGSRWYQSALSQKAGRIHAAGLIKDVAFEPIPDPALNDRIDDAYRAKYADSNYLAPMVSERTRAATMRVTPRA; encoded by the coding sequence ATGAGCGACTGGAATCCCACCGAACTCGCCCGCATCCAGGAGTCCGACGATCTGCACATCGCGCCCTTTCGCGCGGATGGCAAAACCGCCGGCACCCCGACGTGGATTTGGTCCGTCGTCGTCGACGACCAACTCTACGTGCGCGCCTACTCCGGTCGGGGTTCCCGTTGGTATCAGTCCGCCCTCTCGCAAAAAGCCGGCCGCATTCACGCCGCCGGTTTGATCAAGGACGTTGCTTTCGAGCCCATCCCGGATCCGGCGCTCAACGACCGGATCGATGACGCCTACCGCGCCAAATACGCCGATAGCAACTACCTCGCGCCGATGGTGAGCGAGCGCACCCGCGCCGCCACCATGCGCGTCACGCCGCGCGCCTGA
- a CDS encoding methyl-accepting chemotaxis protein, producing the protein MNQFTVTIGRRIAMGFAIVLVLFAVVAGLAAYVVNSAGGTLKSVLASGTQVSEVGNTEAAIKDLRLKVASWMRNPSAANAAACDEAFKHFDQALEVNIQHADGKALADLQDAAKLAKAFAASYKELKQLKDTEAIIVDEELDQAAQSLRGDLDEIIAISRASGDQIIAARGNTGLQYYFAAAAGASSYRLRASDKKIEEVTTALTRLDEEIDGMLADQLETEALDESLVSPEKKAVIARLDAAATAFRTAFHRQVENAAAQEATLNDTMLPAGTAFENKVAGIRDFMLEQNDALGEASLSSQARQQVFLGTLSLIGIGCGIFGAWWIGRSVRAPIVDLAHKLNTGAEMTASAAQRMSAASSELASGASRQAAALEESSASLEEVAGMTRRNADHAEHAKQLSNQARTAAEAGAGDMGQLQSAMTALRQSSSEISQIIKTIDEIAFQTNILALNAAVEAARAGEAGLGFAVVADEVRALAQRSVRAAQDTAGKISDATQRSEQGARLSEQLAAHFAEITSKTQEVDQLVAEIATASREQTQGIEQVSRAVSEMDQVTQGNAAAAEETASSATELNEQSQVMLSAVSHLGQLAGVETRLAGESDLSFGSDEDFSAPTSHAQVSPAPAPKRGKAPAAAPAGGGWDDAGDDCEFFGPVDGK; encoded by the coding sequence ATGAACCAGTTTACTGTTACCATCGGCCGTCGCATCGCGATGGGTTTCGCCATCGTGCTCGTGCTCTTCGCCGTCGTCGCCGGTCTGGCCGCTTACGTGGTCAACTCCGCCGGCGGCACGCTCAAGAGCGTCCTCGCCAGCGGCACCCAAGTCAGCGAAGTCGGCAACACCGAAGCCGCCATTAAAGACCTGCGTCTCAAGGTCGCCAGCTGGATGCGCAACCCGTCAGCTGCCAACGCCGCGGCCTGTGACGAGGCCTTCAAGCACTTCGACCAAGCGCTCGAAGTGAATATCCAACACGCCGACGGCAAAGCACTCGCCGATCTCCAGGATGCCGCCAAACTCGCGAAGGCCTTCGCCGCTTCTTACAAAGAGCTCAAGCAGCTGAAGGACACCGAAGCGATCATCGTTGACGAGGAGCTCGACCAAGCGGCGCAATCGCTGCGAGGCGACCTCGACGAGATCATCGCCATATCGCGCGCTTCCGGTGACCAGATCATCGCCGCCCGCGGCAACACCGGCCTGCAGTATTATTTCGCGGCCGCCGCCGGCGCCAGCAGCTATCGCCTTCGCGCCTCCGACAAAAAGATCGAAGAGGTCACCACCGCGCTCACCCGTCTCGATGAAGAAATCGATGGCATGTTGGCCGACCAACTCGAAACCGAGGCGCTCGACGAATCACTCGTTTCGCCGGAAAAGAAAGCGGTCATTGCTCGTTTGGATGCAGCGGCCACCGCCTTCCGCACCGCTTTCCATCGTCAGGTGGAGAATGCCGCGGCGCAGGAAGCCACGCTCAACGACACCATGTTGCCGGCGGGCACCGCCTTTGAAAACAAGGTCGCCGGTATCCGCGATTTCATGCTCGAGCAAAACGACGCTCTCGGCGAAGCCTCGCTGTCCAGCCAAGCTCGTCAGCAGGTCTTCCTCGGCACCCTCAGTCTCATCGGTATCGGCTGCGGCATCTTTGGTGCCTGGTGGATCGGCCGCAGCGTGCGTGCTCCCATCGTCGATCTCGCGCACAAGCTCAACACGGGTGCGGAGATGACCGCCAGCGCCGCTCAGCGCATGTCGGCCGCTTCGTCCGAACTCGCCTCCGGTGCCTCTCGCCAAGCGGCCGCGCTTGAGGAATCCAGCGCTTCGCTGGAAGAGGTCGCCGGCATGACCCGCCGCAACGCGGATCACGCTGAGCACGCCAAGCAACTCTCCAATCAAGCGCGCACCGCCGCCGAAGCTGGCGCGGGCGACATGGGCCAACTGCAGAGCGCGATGACCGCCCTGCGTCAGTCCAGCTCCGAGATCTCGCAGATCATCAAAACTATCGATGAGATCGCGTTTCAGACCAACATCCTCGCCCTCAACGCCGCGGTCGAAGCTGCCCGCGCCGGTGAAGCCGGTCTTGGCTTCGCGGTGGTGGCCGATGAAGTCCGCGCGCTCGCCCAACGTTCCGTGCGCGCCGCGCAGGACACGGCCGGCAAGATATCCGATGCCACCCAGCGTTCCGAACAAGGCGCCCGTCTGAGCGAACAGCTCGCCGCGCACTTCGCCGAGATCACCAGCAAGACCCAGGAGGTGGACCAACTCGTCGCCGAGATCGCCACCGCCTCCCGCGAGCAGACGCAAGGCATCGAGCAGGTGTCGCGCGCCGTCTCCGAAATGGATCAGGTCACGCAAGGCAACGCCGCTGCCGCCGAGGAAACCGCCAGCTCGGCGACCGAACTCAACGAGCAGTCGCAAGTCATGTTGTCGGCAGTCAGTCACCTCGGCCAACTGGCCGGCGTGGAAACCCGTTTGGCCGGTGAGAGTGATCTCTCCTTTGGCTCGGACGAGGATTTTAGCGCACCGACGTCGCATGCGCAGGTTTCGCCGGCTCCGGCCCCGAAACGTGGCAAAGCGCCTGCCGCCGCCCCCGCTGGTGGTGGCTGGGACGACGCGGGAGACGACTGTGAATTCTTCGGTCCGGTGGATGGCAAATAA
- a CDS encoding tautomerase family protein yields the protein MPHVIIKALPGKTAAQKQQIADAITRSVSEIFGNEPDAISVALEDVSAERWKDDVYVPDIVGRADTLLKPPGYQL from the coding sequence ATGCCACACGTCATCATCAAAGCCCTGCCCGGTAAAACCGCGGCGCAAAAGCAACAGATCGCCGATGCGATCACCCGCAGTGTGAGCGAGATCTTCGGCAACGAGCCCGACGCCATCTCCGTCGCCCTGGAGGATGTGAGCGCCGAACGCTGGAAGGACGATGTCTACGTGCCCGATATCGTCGGCCGCGCCGACACCTTGCTGAAGCCCCCGGGTTATCAGCTCTGA
- a CDS encoding MFS transporter produces the protein MHHSQTHSAPSNATPVAPLLVVAGATMLALIVFTQPLTTLAASVADLGSGPGGQAWILSGMPLGAAAGLLGAGALGDNLGRKRVFLSGVTLLVIASIVAALAWSTFVLVAARVVQGLASSALLACGLGLIGQVYPHGPARVRAAGIWAAGLGAGVAIGPIIAAGLLSFGGWRASHAVVAILATPLALSGRRRLPETVIKNPARVDYAGSVVLMVGMGAFLAALTEMRLGFRPHVIWLFAAGVILLCVFVWIEVQTSNPILQLSLFTRADFVGATTGAFASGAGVLSIMTLLPTVLERSLGVSPLLAAVVLIAWSAMTVITALAANRLHSGLSPRALLLWSMFGCGVGQVLLWLVVPSGGVLLALPGLLMAGISNGFLNAALGHQAVQTVPQDRTAMGSAANNTARYLGSAIGITIAAVLIAHGAEVHGASGLFSGWRQAILVSVAFTVIGIAIVFFARSRDLATTDAQTAQTA, from the coding sequence ATGCACCATTCCCAAACTCACTCCGCCCCCAGCAACGCGACACCGGTCGCCCCGCTGCTGGTGGTGGCCGGCGCCACCATGCTGGCGCTCATCGTTTTCACCCAGCCACTCACCACGCTCGCCGCCAGCGTGGCCGATCTCGGCTCCGGCCCCGGCGGGCAGGCTTGGATCCTCAGTGGCATGCCCCTCGGCGCCGCCGCGGGTCTGCTCGGCGCTGGCGCCCTCGGAGACAACCTCGGGCGCAAACGCGTCTTTCTTTCCGGGGTCACCTTGTTGGTGATCGCGTCGATCGTCGCCGCGTTGGCGTGGTCGACGTTCGTATTGGTCGCGGCCCGCGTGGTCCAAGGTCTCGCTTCGTCCGCTTTACTGGCCTGCGGACTGGGCTTGATCGGTCAGGTCTATCCTCATGGTCCGGCCCGGGTGCGCGCCGCGGGAATCTGGGCGGCCGGCCTCGGTGCCGGCGTCGCGATCGGCCCCATCATCGCCGCCGGCCTGCTGTCTTTCGGCGGTTGGCGGGCTTCCCACGCCGTCGTGGCGATTCTGGCGACCCCACTCGCGTTGAGTGGTCGCCGTCGCTTGCCCGAGACCGTCATTAAAAATCCGGCGCGCGTCGACTACGCGGGCTCCGTGGTGCTGATGGTTGGCATGGGCGCCTTTCTCGCCGCCCTCACCGAGATGCGCCTCGGCTTTCGCCCGCATGTGATCTGGCTCTTCGCCGCCGGCGTTATCCTGCTGTGCGTCTTCGTGTGGATCGAGGTGCAGACGAGCAACCCGATCCTGCAACTCTCCCTCTTCACCCGGGCCGACTTTGTGGGAGCGACGACCGGAGCATTCGCCTCCGGCGCCGGCGTGCTCTCCATCATGACCTTGCTGCCGACGGTGCTCGAACGCTCGCTCGGCGTCAGTCCCCTGCTCGCCGCCGTCGTGCTCATCGCCTGGTCGGCCATGACGGTGATCACGGCCCTCGCCGCCAACCGCCTGCACAGCGGCCTTTCGCCGCGCGCCTTACTGCTCTGGAGCATGTTCGGCTGTGGTGTCGGCCAGGTGCTGCTCTGGTTGGTCGTGCCTTCCGGCGGCGTCTTGCTCGCCCTGCCCGGCCTGCTCATGGCCGGCATCTCCAACGGATTCCTCAACGCCGCACTCGGTCACCAAGCCGTGCAAACCGTGCCGCAGGATCGCACCGCCATGGGCAGCGCCGCCAACAACACCGCCCGCTACCTGGGCTCGGCCATCGGCATCACCATCGCCGCCGTGCTCATCGCCCACGGCGCCGAGGTGCACGGTGCCAGCGGCCTCTTCAGCGGCTGGCGCCAGGCCATCCTCGTTTCCGTCGCCTTCACCGTGATCGGCATCGCCATCGTGTTCTTCGCCCGCAGCCGCGACCTCGCGACCACTGACGCCCAAACCGCCCAAACCGCCTGA
- a CDS encoding Gfo/Idh/MocA family protein: protein MSKVQTTPIRVGFIGLNPDSHWAATAHLPALKALSDRYQIVGVANSSLASSQRTAEALGLPHAFASAQELAASPEIDLVIVTVKVPYHRELVTAALAAGKHVYCEWPLGNGLAEARELTALAAAKGVVAAAGTQARAAVEIEHLAKLIADGYVGKVLSTTLIGSGGNWAGQCIAEHAYLFDTANGATMQAIPLAHTFAAVKDVLGPFGDLSARFVSNFDKVTLAETGETAPKDAPDQVLIHGTMESGAAVAVHYRGGVSRGTNLLWEINGTEGDIQVTADLGHAQMVQLTLRGARGDATEMESLMPSAEAYAGWPEDALVRNVTRMYARLADDIQNGTHTVPSFQDAVALHEVIDAIETSARASS, encoded by the coding sequence ATGAGCAAAGTCCAAACCACTCCCATCCGCGTAGGCTTCATCGGCCTGAATCCCGATTCCCACTGGGCCGCCACCGCCCACCTCCCGGCGCTCAAAGCGCTGTCGGACCGCTACCAGATCGTCGGTGTCGCCAACTCCTCGCTGGCCAGCAGTCAGCGCACGGCCGAAGCGCTCGGCTTGCCGCACGCCTTCGCCAGTGCACAGGAACTCGCGGCCTCGCCCGAGATCGATCTGGTGATCGTCACGGTTAAAGTGCCTTACCATCGCGAACTCGTCACTGCCGCGCTCGCAGCCGGCAAACACGTCTATTGTGAATGGCCGTTGGGCAACGGTCTCGCCGAAGCCCGTGAGCTCACCGCCCTCGCCGCCGCCAAAGGCGTGGTCGCCGCCGCCGGCACCCAGGCCCGCGCCGCCGTCGAGATCGAGCATCTCGCGAAACTCATCGCCGACGGCTACGTCGGCAAAGTGCTCTCCACCACCCTCATTGGATCCGGTGGCAACTGGGCCGGCCAATGTATCGCCGAGCACGCCTACCTTTTCGACACCGCCAATGGCGCGACCATGCAGGCCATTCCGCTCGCCCATACGTTCGCGGCCGTGAAGGACGTGCTCGGTCCCTTCGGCGATCTCTCCGCCCGCTTCGTCAGCAACTTCGACAAAGTCACCCTCGCCGAAACCGGCGAAACCGCGCCCAAGGACGCGCCCGACCAGGTTTTGATTCATGGCACCATGGAGAGTGGCGCCGCGGTCGCCGTGCATTACCGCGGCGGGGTTTCCCGCGGCACCAACCTGCTCTGGGAAATCAACGGCACCGAAGGCGACATCCAGGTCACCGCGGATCTCGGTCATGCTCAAATGGTGCAGCTCACGCTGCGCGGCGCCCGGGGTGACGCGACGGAGATGGAATCGCTCATGCCGTCCGCCGAAGCCTACGCCGGTTGGCCGGAGGACGCCCTCGTGCGCAACGTCACCCGCATGTATGCCCGTCTCGCCGACGACATTCAAAACGGCACCCATACCGTGCCCTCCTTCCAGGACGCCGTCGCCCTGCACGAGGTCATCGACGCCATCGAAACCTCCGCCCGCGCCAGCAGCTGA
- a CDS encoding PAS domain-containing protein, translated as MERLLAEARERLTATMPPKTVQRILEVSGDVPFVVMDPSGTILTTNAAFLAIYQMTASEMVGASLERFRSDYQSTLVYEHLQDVLSRGEGWWGELCHCTPTESLRWVEAFIVAVSVDEIDYHVGLCRDNTDSHRTDSPMQLHDLVLEQMAESVIICDASTEDTPIIYVNQAWIRMTGYSLEESIGRNARFLQGPDTDEAVVEQIRQHLGDGRLFHGELLNYRKDGTPFWNELELRPVRGQDGKLTHFVGTCTDVTERRHFRAQSDFEESVLKNLARGQRLDDVLTMIVTTLEREFPALKFGFYLVETEEKVLSARTAPTTPPQVFGQWDGVTVDAQNGFCAAAAAMGRLTVEPDFSRLPDSEFKREALDRGFLGGWAVPVSSGAEAPIGTMMVLSGSPRHPTEGERSFCQVAAGLAAIAIERWLDDELRAHLERQLRRAQKMEAVGTLAGGIAHDFNNILTGIFGFVQLARDDLPAEHSVHQWLEEVMAAAMRARDVVRQILTFSRQQEQEVGPCDIERVTSEAIKLISSMLPSTIEVQMVPAANLPVVQADPVQVHQAMVNLCTNAWHAMPEGAGKITVSLVDLTLPTDGLTTPTEIPEGRYICIAVKDNGEGMSAIMLDRIFEPFFTTKPTGKGSGLGLAVVHGIMQAQNGGVLVESEEGKGSTFYLAFPVEEAEVKEPPPPKPHIVKGDGQSLLLVDDEKPIVGWLRALLKRSGYAVTGYEQPVDALAAFEADPQGFDLVLTDLTMPGLTGIDLARKIRKIRDDVPVVLMSGYDDISAPDLLHESGICEVLRKPLMAETLTTALARVLSQS; from the coding sequence TTGGAACGTCTTTTGGCCGAGGCCCGTGAACGCCTCACCGCGACCATGCCGCCGAAGACGGTGCAGCGGATCCTGGAGGTCTCGGGCGACGTGCCGTTTGTCGTGATGGATCCGAGCGGGACCATCCTGACGACCAATGCGGCGTTTCTGGCCATCTACCAAATGACCGCGAGCGAGATGGTGGGCGCGAGCTTGGAGCGCTTTCGATCCGATTATCAAAGCACGCTCGTCTACGAGCACCTGCAGGACGTCTTAAGCCGTGGGGAGGGGTGGTGGGGTGAACTCTGCCATTGCACGCCCACCGAATCGTTGCGCTGGGTGGAAGCGTTCATCGTGGCCGTCTCCGTCGACGAGATCGACTACCATGTGGGGCTTTGTCGCGACAACACGGACAGTCACCGCACCGACAGTCCGATGCAGCTACACGACCTGGTGCTGGAACAGATGGCCGAATCGGTCATCATCTGCGACGCCTCGACCGAGGACACGCCAATCATCTACGTGAATCAGGCGTGGATTCGCATGACGGGCTACTCCCTCGAGGAATCGATCGGCCGCAACGCCCGTTTTCTCCAAGGACCCGATACCGACGAGGCCGTCGTCGAACAGATCCGCCAACACCTCGGGGACGGGCGCCTCTTTCACGGCGAATTGCTCAACTACCGCAAGGACGGCACGCCTTTTTGGAACGAGTTGGAGCTGCGGCCTGTGCGCGGGCAGGACGGCAAGCTGACCCACTTCGTCGGCACGTGCACCGACGTGACCGAACGGCGCCATTTCCGCGCGCAAAGCGATTTTGAGGAGAGTGTGCTCAAGAACCTGGCCCGCGGTCAGCGCCTCGATGATGTGCTCACCATGATCGTGACCACGCTCGAGCGGGAGTTCCCGGCGCTCAAATTTGGATTCTACCTCGTGGAAACCGAGGAGAAGGTGCTGTCCGCCCGCACCGCCCCCACGACCCCGCCCCAGGTGTTCGGGCAATGGGATGGGGTGACGGTCGATGCGCAGAATGGGTTTTGTGCCGCCGCCGCTGCGATGGGCAGACTCACGGTGGAACCCGACTTCAGCCGTTTACCCGACAGCGAGTTTAAACGCGAAGCGCTCGACCGCGGCTTTTTGGGCGGCTGGGCCGTGCCGGTATCCTCCGGCGCAGAGGCTCCAATCGGCACGATGATGGTGCTCAGCGGATCGCCGCGGCACCCGACCGAAGGGGAGCGCAGCTTCTGCCAAGTGGCCGCGGGACTGGCCGCCATCGCGATCGAACGCTGGCTCGACGATGAGCTGCGCGCGCATCTGGAGCGGCAGCTGCGCCGCGCGCAAAAGATGGAGGCCGTGGGCACGCTGGCCGGTGGCATCGCGCACGATTTCAACAACATCCTTACCGGCATCTTTGGATTTGTGCAGCTCGCCCGCGACGACCTGCCCGCCGAACACAGTGTGCACCAATGGCTGGAGGAGGTCATGGCCGCAGCGATGCGGGCGCGCGACGTGGTGCGCCAGATTCTGACTTTCAGTCGCCAGCAGGAACAGGAGGTCGGCCCCTGCGACATCGAGCGCGTCACCTCGGAGGCCATCAAACTCATTTCCTCCATGCTCCCGTCGACCATCGAAGTGCAGATGGTGCCCGCCGCCAATTTGCCCGTCGTGCAGGCCGACCCGGTGCAGGTGCACCAGGCCATGGTCAACCTCTGCACCAACGCCTGGCACGCCATGCCCGAAGGCGCCGGGAAAATCACGGTGTCTCTGGTCGATCTCACTTTGCCGACCGATGGGCTCACCACACCGACGGAGATTCCCGAAGGCCGCTACATCTGCATCGCCGTCAAAGACAACGGCGAGGGCATGTCGGCCATCATGCTCGATCGCATTTTTGAACCCTTCTTCACCACCAAACCTACCGGTAAAGGCTCCGGCTTGGGCCTCGCCGTGGTTCACGGCATCATGCAGGCTCAAAACGGCGGTGTGTTGGTGGAGAGCGAAGAGGGCAAAGGCTCCACCTTCTATCTGGCTTTCCCGGTGGAGGAGGCGGAGGTCAAGGAACCGCCGCCACCCAAACCGCACATCGTGAAAGGTGACGGGCAGTCCTTGCTGCTGGTGGACGATGAGAAACCGATCGTAGGCTGGCTGCGGGCGTTGCTCAAACGCAGTGGCTACGCCGTGACGGGCTACGAACAGCCAGTGGATGCCCTCGCGGCTTTTGAGGCCGATCCGCAAGGGTTCGATCTGGTGCTCACCGATCTTACCATGCCGGGCCTGACCGGCATCGATCTGGCCCGCAAGATCCGCAAGATCCGCGACGATGTGCCGGTCGTGCTCATGTCCGGCTACGACGATATTTCGGCCCCCGATCTCCTCCACGAATCCGGAATCTGCGAGGTGCTGCGCAAGCCGCTCATGGCCGAAACCCTCACCACCGCACTCGCGCGAGTGCTCTCCCAAAGCTAG
- a CDS encoding response regulator, with translation MPEPSALSDPAPTILVIDDEKPVRVVAGKLLERLGHPIGLCSCASEALRCVERAAGSVRLVFVDLRLGEEDGLDLARRLRAYLPRVPLVLMGGDISEVALRFEEENKLIFLLPKPFDFAGLRRMLQVTGFEREDPEMHDGGSCLSRSDSAKIPPRHDR, from the coding sequence ATGCCTGAACCGTCCGCGCTGAGTGATCCTGCTCCTACGATTCTGGTGATCGACGATGAGAAGCCCGTGCGGGTGGTTGCGGGCAAGCTGCTCGAGCGTTTGGGGCATCCGATCGGGTTGTGCTCTTGCGCGAGTGAGGCGCTGCGCTGTGTGGAACGCGCCGCCGGATCCGTCCGTTTGGTGTTCGTCGATCTGCGGCTCGGGGAGGAGGACGGGCTGGACTTGGCGCGCCGTCTGCGGGCCTACCTTCCCCGGGTGCCTTTGGTGTTGATGGGCGGGGACATCAGTGAGGTGGCGCTACGTTTTGAGGAAGAGAACAAACTGATTTTCCTGCTGCCCAAACCCTTCGATTTCGCTGGTTTGCGGCGGATGCTCCAGGTGACGGGGTTCGAGCGGGAAGATCCTGAAATGCATGATGGCGGTTCTTGCTTGTCGCGTTCCGACAGTGCCAAGATCCCGCCTAGGCATGACCGATAG
- a CDS encoding DUF3737 family protein: protein MNAPLDLNTTIQDRFYEGERPLFALEHATLRDVRFYPGESALKHTQDLAIEHCNFMGKYPLWHSDRVSVAHSTFTVYARAAIWYTHHLQMRNCLIEAPKMFRAASHLTIEDTRFTSAGETLWNCRDVTLRRAELKGADYVFMNGVNLELEDVRLQGNYSFQDAHNVTIRNAHLDSKDAFWGTRDVTVYDSVIEGEYLGWHSYNLRLVNCTIRGAQPLCYATNLVMENCRLEDADLAFEYSAVDAEIVNEIVSVKNPQGGVIRAPRIGEIILDENCRNPGACRIETACEVAS, encoded by the coding sequence ATGAACGCACCGCTAGACCTTAACACCACCATCCAAGACCGTTTCTACGAAGGCGAGCGCCCGCTCTTTGCCCTCGAGCACGCCACCCTGCGCGACGTGCGATTTTACCCGGGTGAGTCGGCCCTCAAACACACGCAGGATCTCGCGATCGAACACTGCAACTTCATGGGCAAATACCCGCTCTGGCACAGCGATCGCGTCTCCGTCGCGCACAGCACCTTCACCGTCTACGCCCGCGCCGCGATTTGGTATACGCACCACCTGCAGATGCGAAACTGCCTCATCGAGGCGCCCAAGATGTTTCGCGCCGCCTCCCACCTCACCATCGAAGACACCCGCTTCACCAGCGCCGGCGAAACCCTCTGGAACTGCCGCGACGTCACCCTGCGCCGCGCCGAACTGAAAGGGGCCGACTACGTCTTCATGAACGGCGTAAACCTCGAGCTCGAGGACGTCCGTCTCCAAGGCAACTACTCCTTCCAGGACGCGCACAACGTCACCATCCGCAACGCTCACCTCGACTCCAAGGACGCCTTCTGGGGCACCCGCGATGTGACCGTCTACGACAGCGTGATCGAAGGTGAATACCTCGGCTGGCACTCCTACAATCTGCGTTTGGTCAACTGCACCATCCGCGGCGCCCAGCCCCTCTGCTATGCCACCAATCTGGTGATGGAAAACTGCCGCCTGGAGGACGCCGATCTCGCCTTCGAATACTCCGCCGTCGACGCCGAGATCGTGAACGAAATCGTCAGCGTCAAAAACCCGCAGGGCGGCGTCATTCGCGCCCCGCGCATCGGCGAAATCATCCTCGATGAAAACTGCCGCAACCCCGGCGCCTGCCGCATCGAAACCGCCTGCGAAGTCGCCTCCTAA